One Clostridium novyi NT genomic window carries:
- a CDS encoding malate permease yields the protein MSDIVSNVIPIVLLICFGYFIRYKDMLTEDVMKGIKKIVIDISLPAILFITFVNMEIRKEYFVIMIATVFLLFAFYFFVAIRLTVILVVGYLFKFFVIDKIITPDKLFNYVYFTFLILPILFSLPIFVSQYGTKEDTELVNNEVVLSTVVCIVVFIGFVMMI from the coding sequence ATGTCAGATATAGTTTCTAATGTAATCCCTATAGTACTATTAATATGCTTTGGTTATTTTATAAGATATAAAGATATGTTAACGGAAGATGTTATGAAGGGTATAAAGAAAATAGTTATTGATATATCTTTGCCAGCGATACTCTTTATAACCTTTGTAAATATGGAAATAAGAAAAGAATATTTTGTAATTATGATTGCAACTGTATTTCTACTATTTGCATTTTATTTTTTTGTGGCTATTAGATTAACAGTAATATTAGTAGTTGGATACTTATTCAAATTTTTTGTAATTGATAAAATAATTACTCCCGATAAATTATTTAACTATGTATATTTTACATTTTTGATTTTGCCTATTCTGTTTTCACTTCCAATCTTTGTATCGCAGTATGGAACAAAAGAAGATACGGAACTTGTCAATAATGAAGTTGTATTATCAACAGTTGTATGTATTGTAGTGTTTATAGGGTTTGTAATGATGATATAA